The Geomonas ferrireducens genome includes a window with the following:
- a CDS encoding SIR2 family protein: MRFLANGPSIPDELLVARDEGRVIFFCGAGVSRARAGLSDFFGLAEKVTGNLRVPAGSPIRKLISEARELDERLGISGLISADRIFGLLERDFLVREIEASVARALKPEPDVDLSAHKIILDLARFHDGKTTLVTTNFDLLFESCDTSVPYHKPPRLPDPQYTDAFEGIIHLHGHVDSEYCTSSDGFVLSSSEFGHAYLADGWATEFIRSVLERYTVVFIGYAADDPPVLYLLEALNRHSNASYVMYAFQAGSPDTAEAKWRHKGVTPIPYEEAGGHKSLWETLGAWATRAKNPDQWYEDVIDMARKGPEELLPHERGQVAHVVSTLAGAKKFASSENPPPAAWLCVFDPLLRYLKPGYLGSYIDRGPYFDPFQAFGLDSDPRPSEIDPEDYGAKREVPKGVWDCFAITKPDRQDLGEGNFATLRGHYSINTAILPNRLRQIGLWIGAVSYQPAAPWWASHQTGIHPDIQRHVRYELERRKLDSTPEVRRAWRYIFAGWKSPKKNYHDWFQLKPSIDLDGWSDAAVREVALIWRPYLSIGWPYSSGPKPPSTTEDIDFRHLVNATVEYPDFHETLEIPNEHLLTIVREFRKNLEYSVSLEKELDTLCFLSLCPIEADPDLEGESSERHYGLSRLFLFYVELVDRLTRLDPKAAKREALAWWQEDEKIFARLRIWAAGRQSLFSTIEAGEQLCSLTDEVFWDSYHQRDLMLVLSQLWNQLPVRFRKRLERRLLRGRRRWTGEKTSEHRVRRAWNILNRIHWLSDKGCKFSFDIEKESLKLQDLAPEWQQQYSAKAAASFEGRGGTVATDTDYIELLNEPLATVLDRARELSGRFSERLVTKDPFAGLAAERPIRAFLALKFSAKKSGEMQEWAWKKFLFSPAREHDRPRFSALIARRLAAAGANAIAGLTYAISDWFVKSCQTLFSRDQEGFEQLWSKILNVLGINVAVAKTALVGGNKERAWATEALNSPVGKLVQGIMLHPLKENLVGGKGLPCKWTSYAEDLLALPDDHRRYAIVTFTYNLSWFFFIDPEWTEKHLLSALEGDKEDLEAFWAGFFWAGKVPDISLYIRLKQALLQLALKRPLVEKREASTLPAILLAGWATLHPGTDERLITSEEMRNVLLSAGDSFREQVLWHWERWCSGGKNPAWKATLPLFLKEVWPRQKQAKTPRTSARLCDLAFSSETDFPTIADAILPLISKIDVEEIIFPHLRGASNQIVEKYPEGTLTLLWEILPENATKWPYGLGEVLSKLGEANSSLTSDNRLALLKHRWNNR; encoded by the coding sequence ATGCGATTCCTTGCGAATGGTCCTTCTATACCAGATGAGCTCCTGGTTGCCAGAGATGAGGGACGAGTCATTTTTTTCTGTGGTGCAGGCGTGTCTCGTGCTCGTGCAGGGCTGTCAGATTTTTTCGGATTAGCTGAAAAAGTGACGGGTAACTTGAGGGTCCCCGCCGGCAGTCCGATACGAAAGCTGATTTCCGAAGCACGAGAACTTGATGAAAGGCTTGGAATTAGCGGACTTATTTCTGCGGATAGGATTTTCGGGCTCCTCGAGAGAGATTTTCTCGTTCGCGAAATAGAAGCATCAGTCGCAAGGGCACTGAAACCAGAACCTGATGTTGACCTTTCGGCACATAAGATCATACTCGATCTGGCTAGGTTCCATGATGGGAAAACGACGCTAGTAACGACCAATTTCGACTTGCTTTTCGAGTCATGCGACACTTCAGTCCCCTACCACAAACCACCTCGTTTACCTGACCCGCAGTATACCGATGCCTTTGAAGGCATCATCCACCTACACGGACATGTCGATAGTGAGTATTGCACCTCGTCTGACGGCTTCGTATTATCAAGTTCTGAATTCGGTCACGCTTATCTGGCGGATGGCTGGGCCACCGAATTTATCCGCTCCGTTCTCGAACGATACACAGTAGTTTTTATTGGCTATGCTGCAGATGACCCACCAGTACTATACCTACTGGAGGCTTTGAACAGGCATAGCAACGCTTCATACGTAATGTATGCCTTCCAGGCTGGTTCCCCAGATACTGCGGAAGCAAAATGGCGTCATAAGGGTGTCACTCCCATACCCTACGAAGAGGCTGGCGGCCATAAAAGCCTGTGGGAAACCTTGGGTGCTTGGGCTACCAGAGCAAAGAACCCAGATCAATGGTATGAAGATGTGATAGATATGGCCAGGAAAGGTCCCGAGGAACTACTTCCACATGAACGAGGGCAGGTGGCTCATGTTGTATCAACCCTTGCAGGGGCAAAAAAGTTCGCTTCTTCTGAAAATCCCCCCCCTGCCGCATGGCTATGTGTTTTTGACCCCCTCCTTCGCTATTTAAAGCCAGGCTATCTTGGGTCATACATAGACCGAGGTCCATATTTTGATCCTTTCCAGGCTTTTGGATTAGATAGCGATCCGAGACCTTCGGAAATTGATCCTGAAGATTACGGAGCCAAACGAGAAGTGCCGAAGGGTGTATGGGACTGTTTTGCTATTACTAAGCCTGACAGGCAGGATCTTGGTGAGGGGAATTTCGCTACATTAAGAGGCCATTATTCAATCAATACAGCTATTTTGCCTAATAGATTACGGCAAATAGGCCTTTGGATAGGGGCCGTTTCATACCAGCCAGCGGCACCTTGGTGGGCATCTCATCAAACTGGAATACACCCCGATATACAAAGGCATGTAAGATATGAACTTGAGCGAAGGAAGCTAGATTCCACACCGGAAGTCCGGCGGGCATGGCGCTACATTTTTGCGGGATGGAAGAGCCCGAAGAAAAATTACCATGATTGGTTTCAACTAAAGCCATCCATCGATCTTGATGGTTGGTCGGACGCTGCCGTAAGAGAAGTTGCCTTAATTTGGCGACCATACTTAAGCATCGGATGGCCTTATAGCAGCGGTCCAAAACCACCTTCCACCACTGAAGATATCGACTTTAGACATTTGGTAAATGCAACGGTGGAGTATCCCGATTTCCATGAAACGTTGGAGATACCCAACGAACATCTTCTAACCATTGTTCGTGAGTTTAGAAAGAATCTCGAATATTCTGTATCCCTTGAAAAGGAGCTCGATACCCTCTGTTTTCTCTCCTTGTGCCCAATAGAAGCTGACCCGGATCTGGAAGGTGAATCATCCGAGCGGCATTACGGACTCTCACGGCTATTTCTCTTTTATGTCGAACTTGTTGATCGACTCACTCGATTGGACCCGAAAGCAGCGAAACGCGAGGCTCTGGCATGGTGGCAAGAGGATGAAAAAATCTTCGCTCGCTTACGAATTTGGGCCGCCGGTCGGCAAAGTCTCTTCTCCACCATAGAAGCTGGCGAACAACTTTGTAGCCTCACCGATGAGGTCTTTTGGGATAGTTATCACCAAAGAGACCTTATGCTTGTTCTTAGCCAGCTATGGAATCAATTACCGGTCCGTTTCCGAAAACGGCTTGAGAGAAGATTGCTTCGGGGACGTCGGCGTTGGACGGGGGAAAAAACAAGTGAGCACCGCGTTAGACGTGCCTGGAATATTTTAAACCGCATACATTGGCTCTCTGACAAGGGCTGCAAATTTAGTTTCGATATTGAAAAAGAATCGCTGAAATTACAGGATTTAGCGCCAGAATGGCAGCAACAATATTCAGCCAAGGCTGCGGCGTCCTTCGAAGGCCGTGGTGGAACTGTCGCTACCGATACAGACTATATAGAACTTCTCAACGAGCCCTTAGCCACTGTTCTCGATAGAGCTAGAGAGCTGAGTGGGCGATTCTCTGAGCGACTAGTCACCAAGGATCCATTCGCCGGCTTAGCTGCTGAGCGGCCTATTCGTGCCTTTTTGGCACTTAAGTTCTCAGCTAAGAAAAGCGGGGAAATGCAAGAATGGGCATGGAAAAAATTCCTATTTTCCCCGGCCAGAGAGCATGACAGACCACGTTTCTCTGCCTTAATTGCCCGTAGACTGGCAGCAGCGGGCGCAAATGCTATTGCAGGACTGACATATGCGATATCTGATTGGTTTGTGAAATCTTGTCAAACTCTTTTTAGTCGGGACCAAGAGGGATTTGAACAATTATGGTCTAAGATACTGAATGTGCTGGGGATAAACGTTGCCGTTGCTAAAACTGCTCTCGTCGGGGGGAATAAAGAACGAGCGTGGGCTACCGAGGCATTGAATTCCCCTGTCGGAAAACTGGTACAGGGCATAATGTTGCATCCATTGAAAGAAAACTTGGTTGGAGGGAAAGGGCTGCCTTGTAAATGGACGAGCTATGCTGAAGACCTACTTGCGCTGCCTGATGACCATCGACGCTATGCAATCGTAACTTTTACGTACAACCTCAGTTGGTTCTTCTTTATTGATCCAGAGTGGACGGAAAAACATCTTCTTTCTGCTCTCGAGGGCGACAAGGAGGATCTAGAGGCATTCTGGGCTGGTTTTTTCTGGGCCGGCAAAGTCCCAGATATCAGTCTTTACATTCGGTTAAAGCAGGCTCTATTACAACTTGCATTAAAAAGGCCGCTAGTAGAGAAACGGGAGGCTAGCACTCTTCCGGCAATTCTTCTAGCCGGTTGGGCAACCTTACATCCTGGAACGGACGAGCGCCTTATCACAAGCGAAGAGATGCGTAATGTCTTGCTTTCCGCGGGTGATTCCTTCAGAGAGCAGGTACTCTGGCATTGGGAGCGGTGGTGTTCTGGTGGGAAAAATCCGGCGTGGAAGGCAACTCTCCCTCTATTCCTTAAAGAGGTTTGGCCACGACAGAAACAGGCAAAGACCCCACGGACATCTGCAAGGCTTTGTGACCTAGCATTCTCGAGTGAAACCGACTTTCCTACCATTGCCGACGCCATCTTACCACTGATAAGCAAGATTGATGTGGAAGAAATTATTTTCCCTCATCTCAGAGGTGCTAGTAACCAAATAGTCGAGAAATACCCGGAGGGTACCCTCACACTTCTTTGGGAAATACTCCCTGAAAATGCAACGAAATGGCCGTATGGGCTTGGTGAGGTCTTATCGAAACTTGGTGAAGCGAATTCGTCTCTGACAAGCGATAACCGTTTGGCGTTATTAAAGCATCGATGGAACAACAGGTAA
- a CDS encoding GumC family protein has product MKTEETQIRQDAAFSARDLLVILFRFRYRMLMAFTATTLALTALPLSKPPVYEAKSTLLIKIGREFRNRTEVDGGRQLTISQDGIINSEIQVLTSLDSVKKVINTIKLENLYPELLDLPDQKDRLEAAALNFNRSLTVQEVKNSNVIEISFKHQNPQLAALAVNLMVEAFKEKHLEVFSDADTAFIENQLARYQSKLLDSGNTLQKYKESNGIVSQEEQARLLLTRSASIESEKIEVENRINALAARVPILKSRAQKVLALGSTASEPGTQRPMDEAEAKLLNMQLEEEQLLASYPDSSPLVPIAKERLAAVKASLKELEARRNRRPGEADPAYRSAEAELVNAETELKALRAKLVALQEEGKSVSQRIQLLEQSSEEIQRLKRQQEIDEKNYQSFVARAEEARISNAMDRLKLANVSVIQKASVPVEPVEPKVLKVLLLGLGLGLAAGVGLAIVSEFYTPGLATPQAVERRLGLKVLLSIRQRL; this is encoded by the coding sequence ATGAAAACCGAGGAAACCCAGATCAGACAGGATGCGGCTTTCAGCGCCAGAGACCTGCTCGTCATCCTTTTCCGGTTCAGATACAGGATGCTGATGGCGTTCACAGCGACGACCCTCGCACTGACCGCGCTCCCCCTTTCAAAGCCCCCCGTCTACGAAGCGAAGTCCACGCTGCTTATCAAGATCGGCAGGGAGTTCCGCAACCGTACCGAGGTGGACGGTGGCAGGCAGTTGACGATCAGCCAGGACGGAATCATCAATTCCGAGATCCAGGTCCTGACCAGCCTCGATTCCGTGAAGAAGGTGATCAACACCATAAAGCTGGAAAACCTCTACCCGGAACTCCTCGACCTCCCAGACCAGAAAGACAGGCTGGAGGCCGCAGCCTTGAACTTCAACCGGAGTCTCACGGTGCAGGAGGTTAAGAATTCCAACGTGATAGAGATCTCCTTCAAGCACCAGAATCCCCAACTCGCAGCTCTCGCGGTGAACCTTATGGTGGAGGCCTTCAAGGAGAAGCATCTCGAGGTCTTCAGCGATGCGGATACCGCATTCATCGAAAACCAGTTGGCCCGCTACCAGTCGAAACTCCTCGATTCGGGCAACACGCTGCAAAAGTACAAAGAAAGTAACGGCATCGTTTCGCAGGAAGAGCAGGCGCGGCTCCTGCTTACCAGATCAGCTTCGATCGAGAGTGAAAAGATAGAAGTAGAAAACCGCATCAATGCGCTGGCAGCCCGTGTTCCCATCCTCAAATCCAGAGCGCAAAAGGTGCTGGCGTTGGGTTCAACCGCCTCGGAACCAGGGACTCAGAGGCCGATGGACGAGGCTGAGGCAAAGCTGCTCAACATGCAGCTGGAAGAGGAGCAGTTGCTGGCAAGCTATCCCGACTCAAGCCCGCTGGTACCGATCGCCAAAGAGCGACTGGCAGCGGTGAAAGCATCGCTTAAAGAGCTGGAAGCCAGAAGAAATCGCAGGCCGGGAGAGGCGGACCCGGCGTACCGGAGCGCAGAAGCGGAGTTGGTCAACGCGGAAACCGAACTCAAGGCGCTGAGGGCAAAGCTTGTCGCGTTGCAAGAAGAAGGTAAAAGCGTGTCCCAGCGAATTCAACTGTTGGAACAGAGTTCTGAGGAAATCCAGAGGCTGAAACGACAGCAGGAGATCGATGAAAAGAACTACCAATCATTCGTTGCCCGTGCGGAAGAGGCCCGCATCTCCAACGCCATGGACAGACTTAAGTTAGCCAATGTAAGCGTGATACAGAAGGCCAGTGTTCCCGTTGAGCCGGTAGAGCCCAAGGTCTTGAAGGTTCTGTTGCTGGGCCTGGGCCTCGGCCTCGCGGCAGGGGTCGGGCTTGCCATCGTGTCGGAGTTTTACACCCCCGGTCTCGCCACCCCTCAGGCGGTGGAAAGGCGTTTAGGACTCAAGGTTCTGCTGAGCATACGGCAGCGGCTCTAG
- a CDS encoding tyrosine-protein kinase family protein → MIHWPWQHDKKVEPEACDCQEQGAGPMKNADSWGRFTTDTEMLTLCRSIDNLVPAHAPRVIQFIGIKGKEGVSTVVRELAVAATRMLKKRVLILDAAHHAPSQHAHFGLDEPYGWIEAMANGEPVTRACYPVEAEEQSLHLAPIAPKASLPHWCADGATLAPLFRGLKESFDLVLIDSAPALLSADTLATCRFCDGVILVFAAEGSWRLAEAAKMRIAEHGGAILGVVFNKRTFHIPECIYKRLY, encoded by the coding sequence ATGATCCATTGGCCATGGCAGCACGACAAAAAAGTTGAGCCGGAGGCCTGCGATTGCCAGGAGCAGGGCGCCGGGCCGATGAAAAATGCGGATAGCTGGGGCAGGTTCACGACGGACACGGAGATGCTCACGCTTTGTCGCAGCATCGACAACCTTGTGCCGGCGCACGCCCCGAGGGTCATCCAGTTCATCGGCATCAAGGGCAAGGAAGGCGTTTCCACCGTGGTCCGCGAGCTTGCGGTTGCGGCGACTCGCATGCTCAAGAAGCGGGTTCTGATCCTGGATGCGGCACACCACGCCCCTTCACAGCACGCCCACTTCGGACTGGATGAGCCATATGGCTGGATCGAGGCAATGGCAAATGGGGAGCCGGTGACCAGGGCCTGCTATCCGGTTGAAGCGGAGGAGCAGTCCCTTCATCTGGCACCGATAGCCCCCAAAGCTTCACTCCCCCATTGGTGCGCGGACGGCGCGACACTCGCTCCACTTTTTCGCGGACTCAAAGAGAGCTTCGATCTTGTCCTGATCGACTCGGCACCTGCCCTACTCTCTGCCGATACCCTCGCCACCTGCCGGTTCTGCGACGGGGTGATCCTGGTGTTCGCCGCGGAAGGGAGCTGGCGTCTAGCTGAGGCCGCGAAAATGAGGATCGCCGAGCATGGAGGCGCCATCCTCGGCGTGGTCTTCAACAAAAGGACCTTCCACATCCCCGAGTGCATCTACAAGCGTCTGTACTGA
- a CDS encoding glycosyltransferase, producing the protein MQWKLPLTVLFAPIERAISSRWPIQVLFVVRGDPLDAPSSRYRVFQYLQDFDRNAISYRVVKPPRRKRVHCHLWIPWFWRTFFWGLRSRSIFIQKDIFWLPLWSFFKRLGKRVLYDFDDAVFAEQPGQVYNLPLERRPGWETVREMVRLSDVTMVANDYLAGFARPHGANVMVVPMVLDLESYPVKTHRPAAKVIIGWIGSPQTSGFLELVQVALERLGERLGERVEIRIVTNGEVALPRVPHTRMRWEAAREMSDLLSFDIGIVPLPETPFTLGKSSFKLLQFMGCGLPVVCSRMGFNVEAINDGENGFLADGSEEWCEKLSLLVTHEEMRRAMGAQARRTVEERYSLQSQAPVVRQVVMPVDARPA; encoded by the coding sequence ATGCAATGGAAGCTGCCACTGACCGTGCTTTTCGCCCCGATCGAGCGGGCGATCAGTTCACGATGGCCCATCCAGGTGCTCTTCGTGGTGCGGGGTGATCCCCTCGACGCTCCGAGCAGCAGGTACCGCGTCTTCCAGTACCTCCAGGATTTCGACCGAAACGCCATCTCCTACCGCGTCGTGAAGCCCCCCAGGCGCAAGAGGGTCCATTGCCACCTCTGGATTCCGTGGTTTTGGCGCACCTTCTTCTGGGGGCTACGCAGCAGGTCCATCTTCATTCAGAAAGACATCTTCTGGCTTCCGTTGTGGAGTTTCTTCAAAAGGCTCGGCAAAAGAGTCCTCTACGATTTCGACGATGCCGTCTTCGCCGAGCAGCCCGGGCAGGTTTACAACCTGCCGCTGGAGCGCAGGCCCGGGTGGGAGACGGTAAGAGAAATGGTGCGTCTGAGCGACGTCACCATGGTCGCTAACGACTACCTCGCAGGTTTCGCCCGTCCCCATGGGGCGAACGTGATGGTGGTCCCCATGGTGCTCGACCTTGAGAGTTACCCGGTAAAGACACATCGCCCAGCTGCGAAGGTGATCATCGGGTGGATCGGGTCCCCGCAGACATCAGGGTTTCTGGAGCTGGTGCAGGTTGCCTTGGAGCGGCTCGGCGAAAGGCTGGGCGAGAGGGTGGAAATAAGGATCGTAACCAACGGCGAGGTGGCGCTGCCTCGTGTGCCCCATACCCGCATGAGGTGGGAGGCAGCCAGGGAGATGTCCGATCTCCTCTCCTTCGACATCGGTATCGTGCCGCTGCCGGAGACCCCCTTCACCCTCGGAAAGAGCAGTTTCAAACTCCTCCAGTTCATGGGGTGCGGTCTTCCCGTCGTCTGCTCACGGATGGGCTTCAATGTTGAGGCGATTAACGACGGGGAGAACGGTTTCCTGGCGGACGGTAGCGAGGAGTGGTGCGAGAAGCTATCGCTGCTGGTAACCCACGAAGAGATGAGGCGGGCCATGGGGGCTCAGGCGCGCCGCACGGTCGAGGAAAGATATTCGCTGCAAAGCCAGGCCCCCGTGGTACGTCAGGTAGTGATGCCCGTCGATGCCAGACCGGCGTAG
- a CDS encoding O-antigen ligase family protein: MIKPILFLAIFAIPISIDYTLFEPSRDAFSGWAGGMLLTLSDLIFLSLLVAWKLETLHLPRPRTRIVFWRPIAFFIAACLISVPGSIWSVYGYIAVFQLGKLALIYYGISRVVLQDRRYIPIACSALIAALFFQSCLATVQFVTQDYYSFLRTGSHAALTRFGDLIRSHGTIGVPNALAAFIIPVLLLVVVKLLLDDQANRPAYFFILCIGSAALLFTFSRSGWCTFALSALALFVRSARFKRPPPYVYPLLAIGVAVVLLSGIVDSRISSDDQGSAQDRWYLMLIAARMIRAHFVTGVGINNYWFAMNHYIPPDYGWSFVYVVHNVFLLVFAETGIIGFIAVILLFATPVIRLYPLARSSTDEQGRLALWIVTSIVGIAFLNLVEFTWASSIICSFYFLMLGLGDALVNTAEGAAKE; encoded by the coding sequence ATGATCAAGCCGATACTATTTCTCGCCATCTTCGCCATCCCGATCTCCATAGACTACACGCTATTCGAGCCGTCCAGGGACGCGTTCAGCGGATGGGCCGGGGGGATGCTGCTTACCCTGTCGGACCTGATCTTTCTGAGCCTGCTCGTGGCATGGAAGCTTGAGACCCTGCACCTCCCCCGCCCCCGCACGAGGATCGTCTTCTGGCGCCCGATCGCCTTTTTCATCGCAGCCTGCCTGATCTCCGTCCCCGGCTCGATCTGGTCCGTCTACGGATACATCGCCGTGTTCCAGCTCGGAAAATTGGCGCTGATATACTACGGCATCAGCCGGGTCGTGCTCCAGGATCGCAGGTACATCCCGATCGCCTGCTCCGCACTCATCGCCGCACTCTTCTTCCAATCCTGCCTGGCGACCGTGCAGTTCGTCACCCAGGATTACTACAGCTTCCTGCGCACCGGATCCCATGCCGCTCTCACGCGCTTCGGCGACCTGATCCGCAGCCATGGCACCATCGGGGTCCCCAACGCGCTCGCCGCCTTCATCATCCCGGTTCTGCTTCTCGTAGTGGTGAAGTTGCTTCTTGATGATCAGGCAAACCGGCCAGCCTACTTTTTCATCCTCTGCATCGGCTCGGCGGCCCTACTTTTCACCTTCTCCCGGAGCGGCTGGTGCACCTTCGCTCTCAGCGCTTTGGCCCTTTTCGTGCGCAGCGCCCGCTTCAAGCGCCCCCCACCCTACGTCTACCCGCTGCTGGCGATAGGCGTCGCCGTGGTGCTTTTGTCCGGCATCGTCGACTCACGCATTTCCTCGGACGACCAGGGGTCCGCCCAGGACAGATGGTATCTGATGCTGATCGCCGCCCGGATGATCCGCGCCCACTTCGTGACCGGTGTCGGCATAAATAACTACTGGTTCGCCATGAACCACTACATCCCCCCGGATTACGGTTGGTCTTTCGTCTATGTCGTGCACAACGTATTTCTTTTGGTCTTCGCCGAGACCGGCATCATAGGGTTCATCGCCGTCATCCTTCTGTTCGCGACGCCGGTTATCAGGCTTTACCCGCTTGCCCGGAGCAGCACCGACGAGCAAGGACGCCTCGCGCTCTGGATCGTCACCTCCATCGTCGGTATCGCCTTTCTGAACCTGGTCGAATTCACCTGGGCCTCATCGATCATCTGTTCCTTTTATTTCCTGATGCTCGGACTGGGTGACGCCCTGGTGAACACGGCAGAAGGCGCCGCCAAGGAGTGA